CCACCAGGAGCACCCGGGCCGCCACGGCTAGAAGTCCCCGTAGTTGACCTGCCAGGTGGGCAGGCCCATCCGCCGCCAGAGCGCCACCACCCGGTCCCGGTCGTCGAGCGAGACCCGCACCGCGTACCGGTGGCGTACGTGCGCGTCGAACAGCTCGGCCTTGACCACGTCGTCGCGCCGGGTGTCCCCGGCCGCGCGCATCCACAGTTCGTCGTACGGCACCGCGTACCGGCGCAGCCAGGCCTCGGTCTGCGGCCGGTGCTCCTCGCTGCGTCCGGAGAGCAGCACGACGGTGTCGCCGTCGGCGCGCCGGAAGGCGTCCAGGGCGCGCTTGACCGGCTCGTTGAGCAGGTCGAGTCCGCAGCGCGAGAAGTCGTACGGTCCGCGGTCGCCGGTCAGCGCGAGCGTGCCGTCGATGTCGCACATCACCGCGGCCGGCAGCGCCGGGTCGGGGACGTACCCGGTCACGGGCGGCGGCGCGGAGCCGTCGGATCCGCCGTTCATCCACTCCGCCGTGAGCCGCCAGCCGCCCTTGCGGGCCTTGCGGTGCTTGTCGGCCAGGATGCGGATGATCTCCTCGCCGACCTGCCGCTCCCGGGCGGCGTCGCGGCGCAGGCATTCCTCCAGCGGGACGTCGGTGAAGTCGTGCACGACGAACGTGGCGAGGCCGCCGACCGCCGCTTTGAGCCGCTTGGGGATGTGCTTGGTCAGGTGGGTGTTGTCGACGACCACGTCGAAACCCCCGTCGACGGCGGCGCGTACGGCCGCGTCCTGGACGGCCAGGACCGTCTGTTCGTGCGCGTGGCCGCGACCGCGCCCGGGATCCGGCAGGTCGAGCATGCTCCGCAGGTCGTCGAGGTTGACGCGGCGCATCCGGCCGCCGGCCTCGGCCTGCAGGGCGCGGGCCGCGGTGGTCTTGCCGGAGGCGGGCAGGCCCGTCATGACGTGCACGACGGGCAGCGGCGGCTCCTCGGGGACGGTTCCGGGCCGGGCGGCCGGTACGGCGGCGGGCCTCTCGGCCGCGGCGCCGCCGGGTACGGTGCGCGCGGGCACCGGGACGGCCCGGGCACCGGCCGCGGCCGGCCGTACGGGCGCCGTGCCGGGCGGCGGCGCGGCAGCGGGTGCCGGCGCGGGCGCGGTCTCCTCGTCCGTGGCGAACGGGTCGGAGGGCTCGGGCCGCACCGAGCGCCAGCCGATGAGGTCGGTGCGGCGGCCGTCGAGGCGCAGGAACATCGCGGCGCGCAGTCCGCGCTCGGGCAGCGCCTGCACGGCCCGCGCGAAGGCGGCCCGGTCCGCGCCGAGGTGCGCGAGCCCCGCGTACGCCTCGTCCACCGCGCGTTCGTGGCGTGCGGCCTCGTCCTCCAGTCGGGCGACGACCTCGCGCACCCAGGCGTCGAACTCGTCGGGGACCTCGTCGAGCAGTGCGTCGAGCGGCTTGCTGCCGCCGGCCTCGATCTCCTCGACGGTGCAGTTGAGTCCCTGGGCGAGCAGCTTGGCGGGCACCGAGGCGAACCGCTGGACGCCGTGGGCGCGCCAGACGTCCCGTTCGGTGACGCTGGTCAGCATGCGGTGCAGCCGTACGTACTCGGACAGTTTGGCCTTCGCGCGCACGCCGGAGGAGAAGCGCAGCACGAAGCCCTCGGCCTGGGTGCCGGTGGCGCCGGCTCCGTCGGGGAGGGTGTTGGAGTCGGCGAGCGCGACGAGTTCGTCGAGGGGCATGGCGGGCCACACCGTGACGACGGAGCCGACCCCCTGCCAGTGGGGTGCGGCCTCGGCGAGCGGGACCTCGGTGCCGTCGGTGCGGAAGGCGGCGAGGAGGACGAGGTCGCGGCGGTCGCCGTAGTCGACGACGATGCGGTTCTGCGGGTAGAGGATCTCGGCCAGGTAGGTCACGCCGGGGACGAGCGCCGAGGTGTCTCGGCCGTCGAGGCGGCGCTGGGCCCAGGTGGCCTGGACGCTGGTGAAGGAGGCCTTGGAGGCCACCAGCCAGCGGCCCGCGTAGTGGAAGACCACGGCGAGGCTGCCGTCGACCTTGTCGTAGACCTCGAACGGCTCGTCCGGCAGGGCGGGTGCGTACGGCTGTCCGGACTCGTGCTCGCCGACGTTGAAGAACTTGGGCAGCGGGAGCGCGACGATCGTGCCGGTGCCGTCGTCGGCGACGAGGCCGCGGCAGCGCGTGGTGACCGTGTTCCAGACGCGCTCGTACTGGGCCGTCCGCGTGTACGTGTAGATGGACAGCGGCAGTTCGGGGTGCGCCTTGCGGGTCACGTGCCCGGCGTCGATCGACGCGGCGAGCTCGTGGGCGGGCATCAGGTCGTGCAGAGTCAGGCGGTCCTGGCTCATGGGTTCCTCCCGGGTCGAGATGGCTCATTCTCACGTGCGCAAGGCACTGCCCGGTACTCGATTCCGCCTGGTCGGAGCCTGCCCGGTCCGCTGGTGCCGAGGAGGCCGTCCCCGCCGTCGCCCTACGCGGTGCGGGGGCGGTCGGGCGTGCCGAGGTAGGCGATCGCCATGGCGCCGAGTTCGTCCGCGTAGCGGAGCCTGGCCTCCTCGCCGGTGGCGGGGTCGGGGCGCACGGAGTTGTGGAAGCAGGCGCCGAGGACGGCGCGGGCCGCGGTGTCCAGCGCGGTCTCCGGGTCGGAGCGCCGGATCTGGCCGGTGTAGGGGGCCGCGGCTTCGAGCAGGAGCCGGTGGATTTCGGTGATGGTGCGGGCCCCGCGGTCCAGTGACCCGGTTCCCCGCGCGCGCAGCAGCTCGGGGAAGAGGCTGCTGCTGTCGGCGAAGGACTGCAGCAGGGCGTGCGCGTAGGCGTCCATCACGCCGGAGAGCGACGGCTCGGCCGCGCGCAGCCGCTCGGCGACGTACTCCTCGCGCCGTTCGAGCATCCGTTCGGACAGCGCGGTGATCAGCTGCTCCTTGTCCTCGAAGCGGCGGTAGATCGTGCCGACCGAGACGCCGGCGCGTGCGGCGACGCCCGTGATGGTCATCTCGTCCAGGCCGTCCGTGGAGGCGATCTCCTCGGCCGCCCGCAGCACGCGGGCCAGTGTCGCGGCGCTGCGCGCCTGCCTGGGCTCCCGGTAGGGCACGGGGCGGTCTGGCTCCACGGTCATGTCCCGCATCGTACGGGCGGCGGTCTCACCTGGTCCCTTTGACAAGGGGTGCACTCCTCTGGGTAACCTCGTATTGTGAACGTGAATTCACATTCGCATTCTACTGGAGGTTCGACCATGACCGACAAGCAGGCCTTCCCGCCCGTGACCGTGACGCTGGAGTCGGGGCCCACGGGTTCCGGGAGCATCGACGACTTCGAGCTGTTCTACGCCCGCCGCGCACTGGACCGCTTCCGGACGCGGCTCGGACGCCAGGGCCTCCTCGACCTCCTGGCTGCGGACATCGAGGAGGGCAACGCCTTCCTGCGGGAGAGCGCGCTCGCCTCCGACGGCCGCTTCACGCCGGGCACCACCGTGCTCGCGACCCGCGGCCTGACCTCGGGCGAGTTCCTGGCCTGGATGGAGAAGGCCTTCGCGGGCGACGAGAAGCCGCTCCTGGACGCCCACCCCGAGCACTACGTGATGGCCCCCGGCGCCGACGGGTTCAACGTGGTGGAGAACATCGGCCCCCACGTCTGCTCGTTCTACATGGGCGGCTGGGGAACGGACGCGATGGCATGGGCCGCGGACGCGGACGAACTGCTGCCGGAGTCCGACTTCCCGCACACGATGTCCTCGAACCTCTTCCTGGCCGACGGCACGGTCGTCGGGCGGGCGCTGACGCAGTTCGGCGACACCGCCGACGGCTTCACCGCGAGCCTGACGGTCTACGTGCCCACCTCGTGCCCGCCGGACGTCCTGGAGCACCACCTGCGGCACTACGCCGTCGAGTTCAGGAACTGGATCGTCGCCGCCGCGGCCGCCCGCGCCTGAGGCACGCCGCCGGACTCCGGGCGGCTCCGGCCCTGGCGGGCGGGGCGGCCCGGCGCCCGGCCGGGCTCCGCGGAGCCCCGTTCCGGCGTACGCGATCCCCCGGTCGGCAGTGCCCTCCCCTCCCGCCCTCCCCCCGGCCCGACTCCGGCCGGGGCCCAGGCCCCGGCCGGGAAGCGGGCCGCCGCTCCCCGCCGACCGGCCCTCCCCCACCGCGCACGGCACGAACACGCAGCAGAGAAGGACCCACGATGTCGAACCGCTCCACCCCGCCCGGTACGGGACGCAAGCTGGCCTTGGTCGTCCTCGGCCTGGCGGCCCTGATCACCACGATGCTGTGCGCCTTCGCGCTGCCCTCGCTCCACAGCGGACCCCACCACGTCCCCCTCGGCGTCACCGGACCCCGGCAGACCGTCGAAGGCCTCCGGGACGGCGCCGACGCGGACGCGTGGGACGTCCGCGTCTACGCGACCCCCGCCGCCGTGCGGTCCGCGGTCGAGGACCGGGCGATAGCCGGCGGCCTCGCGGTCACCGATCACGGCGTCGACGTCTACACCGCGACCGCCGGCGGCCCCTCCGCCACCGTTGCACTCACCGCGCTGGGCGACGGCGTCGCCGCACAGCACGGGGCGAAGGCAACCGTCCACGACCTGGTGCCCTTCACCGAGGACGACCCCCGCGGCACGGGACTGACCTCGGCGCTCCTGCCCATGATCTTCGGCGGAATCTTCCCCGCCCTCATCCTCGGCAGCGTCTTCCCCGGCCACCGCGGACTGCGGACCCGCCTGGCGGGAGCCCTGCTGTTCTCCGCCGTGGCGGGCGCCGCCGTCACCGCCGTCCTGCAGTTCGCCACCCACTCGATCGACGGCGGCTACGCCCAGAGCGCCCTCGGCGTCATCCTCGGCATGGCCGCCATGTCCACCACCCTCCTCGGCCTGCATGCCTTCCTCGGCATGGCCGGGTTCGCCCTCGGCGGCGCCCTGATGATGCTCCTGGGCAACCCCCTCTCCGGGCTCGCCACCGGCCCCCACTGGCTCCCCACCGGCTGGGCCGCCCTCGGCCAGCTGCTCCCCCCGGGCGCCTCCGGCAGCCTGCTGCGCGCCAACGCCTTCTTCGACGGCACGGGGGCCGGGCTGCCCGCGCTCGTCCTCGGCGCCTGGGTCGCCGTCGGCATCGCCTTCGCCCTCCTGGCCGACCGGCGCGGCGCGCGCACGGCCGTACCCCGCCACCCGGCCCCCGCCGTCTGAGCGACGCCCGCCGGAGGTGGTGTCCCGGCCGTGCGCCGTGCCGGCTGCCTCGGACGGCCTAGCCGTGGCTGATGCAGAGCTCGTTGCCCTCGGGGTCGGCGATGGTGGTCCAGACGGAGGGACCCTGGCGGCCCTCGTGCAGGAAGGTGGCGCCCTTCGCCACCAGCCGCTCGACCACGGTCGCGATGTCCTCCTCACCGACGCGCACGTCGAGGTGGACCCGGTTCTTGACGGTCTTCGGCTCCGGGACGCGCAGGAAGAGGATGCGGGGCGCCCGCTCCGGTCCTTCGGGGTGGCGGATGCCCGTGCCCACCGTCCAGACCAGGGTGCCGCGGTGGGTGGTGGTGTCGGCGTCGGTCGCGTGGCCGGCGGCGATGAGGCCGCGGATGAACGCCTCGTCGCTCGGCTCGACCTCCCAGCCCAGGGCGTCGGCCCACCAGTCGGCGAGCGGGTGCGGGTCGGCGCAGTCGATGGTCACCTGAAACGTATAGGCCATGCCGGGACCCTACTGAGCGGACACCGCGTCCGCCACAGGGGACGGCGGGCGGCGACGGACGGGCCGGGGCCGCGGGCCGGGAGGGACGGGCATGACGTCAGGGGCCGGTGCCAGGCGCGGCGTGCTGCGGCGGTCGGCCGCCCTGCTGTTCCCGCCCGGGCCTCCGGGCGCGGGCGGGCCGGGTGCGGCGGGGCGGGCGGGCCCGGGCGGCCCCCACGGGGTGCTGCCGCCGCTGCTGGTGCTGCTCACCTTCGTGAGCGGGCTGGTCGACGCCGTCAGCTACCTCGGCCTGGACCACGCCTTCGTCGCCAACATGACGGGCAACGTGGTCCTCCTCGGCTTCGCGGTCGCCGGGGACCGCTCGCTGTCCGTGCCGGCCACCCTGCTGTCGCTCGGTGCGTTCGTGGCCGGGGCCCTGGCCGCCGGCCGGCTGCTGCCCGGCCGCAGGGCGCGGCGGGTCTTCGGCCCGCTGGTGGGGGTGCAGGCGGCCCTGGTGGGCTGCGCCCTCGTGCTGACGGCGGGCGGGGCCGGGCGGCTCGCGGTCATCGCGCTGCTGGCGGTGGGGATGGGGCTGCAGAACGCCGTCGTCCACCGGTTGGGCGTGCCCGACCTGACGACCACGGTGGTGACGCGGACCCTGACGGGGCTGGCCGCCGATCCGTGGGGAGCGGCGTCCGTACGGCGTCTGGTGTCGGTCGCGGCGCTGGCGTGCGGGGCGCTGTGCGGGGGGCTGCTGATGCTGCGCCACGGGTCCCGGTGGGCGCTGCTGGCGGCGGTGGTCCTGCTGGCGTGGGTGGCGGTACTGGGCTGGTGGAAGCGTACGGAGCTCAGCGCGCCGGCGGGGGGCGGCGGGCGCGGCGGGAGCTGAGCAGGGCGGCGAGGGTCAGCAGGCAGGAGGCGACGGCGATCCAGAGCAGGGCCGTGCCCAGCGGGCGCAGCCAGCCGATCCCGGTCGGCTGCGCGGCGGCGAGGCAGGCGGTGGCGGTCATGCCGAGCGGGAAGACGGTGGCCCAGCGGCGGACGTCGTAGTGCGTGCGGGGGTGTCGCACCTCGGCGGCCAGGAGCACGGCGTACCAGGCGAGGGAGAGCGCGAGGGTCGCCAGCGCGGCGGTGCGCAGGGCCGTGTGGACGGGCCCGGTCCAGACGGGTGACGCGGTGAGCTTGGCCGCGGTCAGGGCGCAGAGCGAGAGCGCACCGCCGGCCACCCAGTGGTCGCCCGCGCCGCCGGCCACTTCGCGGAGGTCGAAATGGGCGAGCGCCAGGACGTAGAGCAGCAGCCCCAGGCAGAAGGCGGCCAGCGCCGCCCGGTCCAGCCAGGGCAGGCGGAGGGCTGCGGCGAGAACGGCGGCCAGGACGGCCAGGCCCTGGGTGGCGACGCAGACGAGGAAGGCCACCCCCGGCATCCGGCGCCGCCAGTGCCGTACGACGTGGTACGTCAGCCCGGGCCACAGCACCGCGGCCAGTACCAGGAGTGCGGCGGAGGCGTCCTGTCGGCCGAGTTCGGAGACCCGGCAGCCGATCACGGTGGTGGCGGCGACGGCGGTCAGACCGGCCGGGGTGTCCGCGTCGGCCCGGAACCGGCCGCGGTCGCCGGCCAGCCGGGCGGTGAACTCCGCGCCCAGCAGCAGCCACAGGGAGCCCGCGACGGCCAGGGCGACCAGCGACAGCGCCTCCCGCCCGATGAGGTGCAGGCCCACGGAGAGGATGCCGGCGGCCATGACGGCGGCGCCCGCGGCCGGGGAGAGTCCGGCCCGCCAGCCGCGACCGGAGAGAGGGCTCACCCCTCCAGCGGACACCACGCCCCCCGCTCCCGCCAGCGCACGGCGACGGGACCGTCGGGAGGGCCCGGCGGCGTCCGACCTGCCCGGGCATGGGCCGGGGCCGGGGCCCGGGTCGGCGCCAGTAGGGTGGCGCCATGGAGTCCTACACGATCGGCCAGGCGGCCCGGCTGCTGGGCGTCAGCGCCGATACGGCCCGCCGCTGGGCGGACGCCGACCGCTTCCCCACCCGGCGGGAGGGGAACCGCCGCATCATCGACGGCCCCGACCTGGCGGCGTTCTGCGTCGAGGCCGCGCAGGAGGGGGCCGAGGGCGAGGAGGCCCCGTACACCTCGGTCCGCAACGCCTTCCCCGGCATCGTGACCGGGATCCGGCTCGGCGACGTGTCCGCCCAGGTCGAGGTCCAGGCCGGACCGCACCGCGTGGTGTCGCTGCTGACCCGGGAGGCGGTCGAGGAGCTGGGCCTGGAGGTGGGCATGCGGGCCACGGCCCGGGTGAAGTCCACCAGCGTGCACATCGACCGGGGCTGATCCCGCGGGCAGCCGCGGGGCGCCCTCCGAATCCACCCGCTCCGGATCGCCGATCCGGATGCGGAGCAGCGCTCCGAATCGACTGCTCGCCGTCAGTGGGAGTGGTCGCCCGACGACTCCCCCGCGCCGGAGGCGGGCGGCTGGGACGAGGGGGTCCGTGCGGGCTCCGGTGCGGCGGCCGTCGCGGTGCCCGCGCGGACGGTGAAGGCGGCCGTGCGGACCGCGCTCCCGTGCCGGAAGTCCGGGAAGAGGCGGTAGGACCCGGCGCCGGGGGCCGTCGCCGTGAAGGAGACCTCGGGGCCGGGGCCGCCTTCGTTCGGGTGGACGTGCAGGTGGGCCTGGTCCCTGTCGCGCAGGGCGACGAGGTGGCCGTACGCGCCGAGGTACGGCTCCAGGTCCGTGACCGGCCTGCCGTCCTTGCTGACCGTGAGCTCCGGTTCGCCCGCCGTGCCGGGGTCGAGGGTCCCGGCCGGCGCCTCCCGGTAGTTGGCTGCCTCGGCGGGCGGGGGCAGCGGGTTCGGGGCGTACGCGCCGGGGACCGACAGGTCGGCTCCCGGCGTGACGCGCTCGGCGCCGGGAGCCGACGGCTCGAAGTGGGCGAATGCCTCGTGGAGACCGCCGGCCGCCGGCCCCTGCTCCCCCGGCCGCGCCTGCGCCGCGTGCCCGGCGTGTTCCGGCGCGGCCGGGGCTCCGGCGGGGCCGACGCCGCGGCCGACCCCGTACGCGGCGGCGAACGCGGCCGCGAGCGCGGCGGCGAAGGCGGTGATCCTGACTCCGGTGTTCATGGCTGTCTCCCGTACGACGTAGGGCCGCGTGCGGCGGCCTCCCCGGCTCACAATACCCCCGGGGGGTATCAAGTCAAGCGGGGGTCGACACTTGCGCCAGATACCCACCGGGGGTATATCTGGAGGCCGGCCCCAGATACCCCCACAGGGTATCTGGATCGATCAAGGAGAAGCCCATGTCTTCCTGCTGTGCTCCCGACGGCGGCTGCGGCACCGGCGCCGGAGCGTCCACCACCGTCACCGCGGTCGTCGACGGCACCGCCACGGTCTACCGCGTGTCCGGCATGACCTGCGGCCACTGCGAGACCGCCATCAGCACGTCGGTCGGGGCCCTGGACGGGGTCCTCGGCGTGGACGTGGACGTGGCGGGCGGACTGGTCACCGTCACCGCGGCCGGCGCGCCCGACGACTCCGCCGTCGCGGCGGCGGTCGGCGACGCCGGATACGAACTGACCGGCCGCGCCTGAGCCCGGCCCGACACACCGGCAGACCGCCCACCGGCCGAACGACCCGAACGACCCGACCGGCAAACCGGCGGACTGACAGGCCGGCGGACCGGTCGGCCCGCCGGCCCGCCGATCCGCCGGCCCGCCGATCCGCCGGCCCGCCGATCCGCCGGCCCGCCGATCCGCCGTCCGGCCACCGCCCCCGAACCACCGGCCGCCGGCCAGCCCGCCCACCGGGCCCCGCCCCCGGCCCCGCTCGCGCTCGAACGAGGAGCATCCATGACCACCCTCACTCCCGGCGCCGCCCAGGTCGAGCTCGCCATCGGCGGCATGACCTGCGCCTCGTGCGCGGCCCGCATCGAGAAGAAGCTCAACCGCATGGACGGGGTCGAGGCCACCGTCAACTACGCGACCGAGAAGGCCCGCGTCACCTTCGACGCGGACATCTCCGTCGCCGAACTGATCGCCACCGTCGAAGCCACCGGGTACAGCGCCCGGGAACCGGTGCGCGCCCCCGCCGGCGGCCCGCCGGACACCGGCGCCGGCGGGGCCGACGACGGGCAGGACGAGCTGCGGCCCCTGCGCCAGCGGCTGCTGACCGCCGTGGCGCTGGCCGTCCCCGTCATCGCGATGGCCATGGTCCCGGCCCTGCAGATCGAGTACTGGCAGTGGCTGTCGCTGACCCTCGCCGCGCCCGTCGTCACCTACGCGGCCTGGCCCTTCCACCGCGCCGCCTGGACCAACGCCCGGCACGGCGCGGCCACCATGGACACCCTCGTCTCGGTGGGCACGACGGCCGCGTTCCTGTGGTCCCTGTGGGCGCTGTTCTTCGGCACCGCCGGAACTCCCGGCATGACCCACCCCTTCGAGTTCACCATCGCCCGGAGCGACGGCGCCGGGAACATCTACCTGGAGGCGGCGGCCGGTGTCACCGCCTTCATCCTGGCGGGCCGGTACTTCGAGGCCCGCTCCAAGCGGAAGGCCGGGGCCGCCCTCAGGGCCCTGATGGAACTGGGCGCCAAGGAGGTCACCGTGCTGCGCGGCGACCGCGAGGTCGTCCTGCCCACGTCCGAACTGCGGGTCGGCGACCGCTTCCTGGTCCGTCCCGGCGAGAAGATCGCCACCGACGGCACGGTCGTCGAGGGCTCCTCCGCCGTGGACGCCTCCATGCTCACCGGCGAGTCGGTCCCGGTCGAGGTGACCGTCGGCGGCTCCGTCACCGGCGCCACCCTCAACGCCGGCGGCCGGCTGGTCGTCGAGGCCACCCTGGTCGGCTCCGACACCCAACTCGCCCGCATGGCGCGACTGGTGGAGGAC
Above is a window of Streptomyces subrutilus DNA encoding:
- a CDS encoding RNA ligase; the encoded protein is MSQDRLTLHDLMPAHELAASIDAGHVTRKAHPELPLSIYTYTRTAQYERVWNTVTTRCRGLVADDGTGTIVALPLPKFFNVGEHESGQPYAPALPDEPFEVYDKVDGSLAVVFHYAGRWLVASKASFTSVQATWAQRRLDGRDTSALVPGVTYLAEILYPQNRIVVDYGDRRDLVLLAAFRTDGTEVPLAEAAPHWQGVGSVVTVWPAMPLDELVALADSNTLPDGAGATGTQAEGFVLRFSSGVRAKAKLSEYVRLHRMLTSVTERDVWRAHGVQRFASVPAKLLAQGLNCTVEEIEAGGSKPLDALLDEVPDEFDAWVREVVARLEDEAARHERAVDEAYAGLAHLGADRAAFARAVQALPERGLRAAMFLRLDGRRTDLIGWRSVRPEPSDPFATDEETAPAPAPAAAPPPGTAPVRPAAAGARAVPVPARTVPGGAAAERPAAVPAARPGTVPEEPPLPVVHVMTGLPASGKTTAARALQAEAGGRMRRVNLDDLRSMLDLPDPGRGRGHAHEQTVLAVQDAAVRAAVDGGFDVVVDNTHLTKHIPKRLKAAVGGLATFVVHDFTDVPLEECLRRDAARERQVGEEIIRILADKHRKARKGGWRLTAEWMNGGSDGSAPPPVTGYVPDPALPAAVMCDIDGTLALTGDRGPYDFSRCGLDLLNEPVKRALDAFRRADGDTVVLLSGRSEEHRPQTEAWLRRYAVPYDELWMRAAGDTRRDDVVKAELFDAHVRHRYAVRVSLDDRDRVVALWRRMGLPTWQVNYGDF
- a CDS encoding TetR/AcrR family transcriptional regulator → MTVEPDRPVPYREPRQARSAATLARVLRAAEEIASTDGLDEMTITGVAARAGVSVGTIYRRFEDKEQLITALSERMLERREEYVAERLRAAEPSLSGVMDAYAHALLQSFADSSSLFPELLRARGTGSLDRGARTITEIHRLLLEAAAPYTGQIRRSDPETALDTAARAVLGACFHNSVRPDPATGEEARLRYADELGAMAIAYLGTPDRPRTA
- a CDS encoding VOC family protein, which produces MAYTFQVTIDCADPHPLADWWADALGWEVEPSDEAFIRGLIAAGHATDADTTTHRGTLVWTVGTGIRHPEGPERAPRILFLRVPEPKTVKNRVHLDVRVGEEDIATVVERLVAKGATFLHEGRQGPSVWTTIADPEGNELCISHG
- a CDS encoding YoaK family protein, which produces MTSGAGARRGVLRRSAALLFPPGPPGAGGPGAAGRAGPGGPHGVLPPLLVLLTFVSGLVDAVSYLGLDHAFVANMTGNVVLLGFAVAGDRSLSVPATLLSLGAFVAGALAAGRLLPGRRARRVFGPLVGVQAALVGCALVLTAGGAGRLAVIALLAVGMGLQNAVVHRLGVPDLTTTVVTRTLTGLAADPWGAASVRRLVSVAALACGALCGGLLMLRHGSRWALLAAVVLLAWVAVLGWWKRTELSAPAGGGGRGGS
- a CDS encoding TOBE domain-containing protein, translating into MESYTIGQAARLLGVSADTARRWADADRFPTRREGNRRIIDGPDLAAFCVEAAQEGAEGEEAPYTSVRNAFPGIVTGIRLGDVSAQVEVQAGPHRVVSLLTREAVEELGLEVGMRATARVKSTSVHIDRG
- a CDS encoding cation transporter codes for the protein MSSCCAPDGGCGTGAGASTTVTAVVDGTATVYRVSGMTCGHCETAISTSVGALDGVLGVDVDVAGGLVTVTAAGAPDDSAVAAAVGDAGYELTGRA